The segment GGGTGAGGGTTTTCTTGATCGACATGAAACTGGCTGCGATATCGGTGTGACCGGCGTCATACTCAAGACGGCCATTGCCCAACACGTTCAGCGCCTTGAGCACCATCTTGGTTTTCAGCTCGACGTTGTAGCTGAACGCCACCGTATCGGGGCGGAACTTTTGCACCAGTTGGTAGACGGCTGACCCGAGCCCGCTCACGTCCATGCCGATGTAGGTCACATTGAAACGATCGCAGGTATCACGGATGAACTTTGCCTGGGCTTCATAATCGGCGCCCTGGAACTGATGGCGCTCCAGAATCCGGAACTTGCCGCCCGGCACCAGTGGTGGAGCCAGCACGACAAGTGCCGCCTTGTCACCGGTGTTCGACGGATCGTAGCCGAGCCATACCGGCCGGTTGGCAAACGGCCTCAGCGTGAACGGCTTCCAGTCTTCCCATACCTCCCAACTGTCGACCATGCCGCGCTGCATCAGCGCAAAACCGAAAACCGATTCCCCGTCATCGATAAACTGGCACATGAACAGCTGAGCGAATTCCTGCGGCGTGTTTTCCAGCTTGAGGCGCTCGAGGTCGAAAAGATCGCACCCGCCCTTCATTGCGTCCAGGATCGTCACGATTTGGCGCCACTGCCCGTCTGGGCAGCGCAGGCCGGCTTCGAGCGCGGCATGGCTGACATCCAGTCGGATATGATCCGACCGCGGCCGGCCATCGTTGAAGGCCTCCCCGGTCCATACCCGGTATGCCTCATGGCTCATGGCGGAGGGCGTCGAGAAGTGGGTCTGACGGTACTGCTTTTGCGACGCCATGCCGCCAGCCAGCTTCTTCAACTCGCGGTAGCGTGGGATCCAGAAATACTCGTCAAGGTATAGGTTGCCGTGGCGCCCCTGGGCGGTACGGGAGTTGGTGCCGAGGAACATCAGTTCGGCGGCATTCGGCAGTTTGATCACCTCGCCCTTCAGCTCGACATCCGCCACTTCTTTGGCGAAGTCGATGATGTAGCTGCGGAACTGGAATGCCTGCGCCTTCGAGGCAGACAGGAATATCTGATTGCGCCCGGTCTTCAGCGCATCGATGAACGCCTCGTGAGCGAAGTAGTAGGTAGCACCGATCTGCCGTGACTTCAGGATATTGCGGATCCGTTCCTCGAGGCCGGCCCGGTACCAGTGTTTCTGGTAGCCGAACATCCGGTCGAGGAATGCCTCCTCCAGCTTCTGCTGCTGCTCCTCGCTGATGGCATTCTTTTCCGGCTGACGCTTCGGCGCCGCGTTGCGCCGTTCGATATTCGGGTTGAGGTCGGTCTCTCGCCCGGTTTTCTGGTATCGGTCGACCCGGGCCATGCGCTCGACTTGCCGTCCGAGCAAGTCGATTTCCTTGAAGTCTTTCCCCTCCTTGTCTTCCTTCAGGATCAATTGCTGCAGCCGGGATTCGATCGTCGATGCGATGCGCTCCGCCGGGTCCGACTCGTCCCAGGCATCGCGGCGCTTCCAGCTGTGGATAGTGGCCGGTTTTACACCAAGC is part of the Paludibacterium paludis genome and harbors:
- a CDS encoding terminase ATPase subunit family protein; the encoded protein is MSDLSPLPTHDADPRRHARSLYWQGWRIARIAEQLGVKPATIHSWKRRDAWDESDPAERIASTIESRLQQLILKEDKEGKDFKEIDLLGRQVERMARVDRYQKTGRETDLNPNIERRNAAPKRQPEKNAISEEQQQKLEEAFLDRMFGYQKHWYRAGLEERIRNILKSRQIGATYYFAHEAFIDALKTGRNQIFLSASKAQAFQFRSYIIDFAKEVADVELKGEVIKLPNAAELMFLGTNSRTAQGRHGNLYLDEYFWIPRYRELKKLAGGMASQKQYRQTHFSTPSAMSHEAYRVWTGEAFNDGRPRSDHIRLDVSHAALEAGLRCPDGQWRQIVTILDAMKGGCDLFDLERLKLENTPQEFAQLFMCQFIDDGESVFGFALMQRGMVDSWEVWEDWKPFTLRPFANRPVWLGYDPSNTGDKAALVVLAPPLVPGGKFRILERHQFQGADYEAQAKFIRDTCDRFNVTYIGMDVSGLGSAVYQLVQKFRPDTVAFSYNVELKTKMVLKALNVLGNGRLEYDAGHTDIAASFMSIKKTLTPSQRQATYQAGRSEQTSHADIAWATMHALYNEPLEGQTASNSSMMEIYS